One segment of Tepidibacillus fermentans DNA contains the following:
- the rimI gene encoding ribosomal protein S18-alanine N-acetyltransferase — MDMDRIQIRRATIDDIDQIWRVEQLSFPTPWSRQAFFSELTNNQYAYYFVLEFDERIVGYVGMWLIFDEAHITNVAISPEVRGMKLGELLMRYLMATAKGLGANRMTLEVRISNHIAISLYKKLGFKEEGIRKNYYADTFEDAIIMWVNL; from the coding sequence ATGGATATGGATCGAATTCAAATTCGGAGAGCGACGATTGATGATATTGACCAAATTTGGCGTGTAGAACAATTATCCTTTCCAACTCCATGGTCTCGACAAGCCTTTTTCAGTGAATTAACAAACAATCAGTATGCATACTATTTTGTTTTGGAATTCGATGAAAGAATTGTTGGATATGTTGGAATGTGGTTAATTTTTGATGAGGCTCATATTACCAACGTTGCCATTTCTCCAGAGGTTAGGGGAATGAAATTAGGTGAATTACTGATGAGATATTTAATGGCCACTGCCAAAGGATTAGGGGCCAATCGTATGACACTAGAAGTACGCATATCCAATCACATTGCCATCTCACTTTATAAAAAACTCGGGTTCAAAGAAGAAGGAATACGCAAAAATTATTATGCAGATACCTTTGAAGATGCGATCATTATGTGGGTGAATTTATGA
- the tsaB gene encoding tRNA (adenosine(37)-N6)-threonylcarbamoyltransferase complex dimerization subunit type 1 TsaB, whose translation MKILALDTSTSVMGVALLDDQKVYGEITTNVKTNHSVRLMPSIELLFQEVDWKPEEIDLVAIAQGPGSYTGVRIGVTTAKTLAWSLNKPIIGISTLEAMAYQNKEFKGLISPMIDARRGQVYTGLYQKQQTEWKNLEVDRIILLTDWLERLRERDEQVLFVGDDVTLHQEKIKEALGEKAVISEPPFGIPRPSIIGYLAKKEYERGRVDNVFDFVPEYLQLAEAEVKWLEKQKKQSST comes from the coding sequence ATGAAAATATTAGCACTTGATACTTCCACGTCAGTCATGGGTGTTGCACTATTAGATGATCAAAAGGTATATGGCGAAATCACGACAAATGTAAAGACAAACCATTCCGTTCGCTTAATGCCATCGATTGAACTATTGTTTCAAGAAGTAGATTGGAAACCAGAAGAAATTGATTTGGTTGCAATCGCACAAGGTCCTGGTTCTTATACGGGAGTAAGAATCGGTGTCACCACTGCCAAAACATTGGCTTGGTCGTTAAATAAACCAATCATAGGAATCTCAACATTAGAGGCAATGGCCTATCAAAACAAGGAATTTAAAGGTTTGATCTCCCCAATGATCGATGCAAGAAGGGGACAAGTTTATACAGGATTATACCAAAAGCAACAGACGGAATGGAAAAATCTTGAAGTTGATCGAATCATCTTGCTTACAGATTGGCTAGAAAGATTAAGAGAAAGAGACGAACAAGTTCTGTTTGTCGGTGATGATGTAACACTCCATCAGGAAAAGATCAAGGAGGCTTTAGGAGAAAAAGCAGTAATCAGTGAACCTCCATTTGGAATTCCACGTCCAAGTATAATAGGTTACTTAGCGAAAAAGGAATATGAGCGTGGTCGTGTAGATAATGTGTTTGACTTTGTACCAGAATACTTACAGTTAGCGGAAGCGGAAGTGAAATGGCTTGAAAAACAAAAGAAGCAAAGCTCTACATAG
- the tsaE gene encoding tRNA (adenosine(37)-N6)-threonylcarbamoyltransferase complex ATPase subunit type 1 TsaE, translating to MNPYQMITNNINETQEIAKRLAKYLKPGNVITLEGDLGAGKTSFTQGLAKGLEIQQTVNSPTFNIIKEYQGRLPLYHMDVYRLEDEHEDLGFEEYFFGEGVTVVEWAENIREFLPKELLNIKISRLEAENRRLIQFEPIGDQYRELCKEFFQHENIST from the coding sequence ATGAATCCTTACCAGATGATTACGAACAATATAAATGAAACACAAGAAATCGCTAAGCGATTGGCAAAATATCTGAAACCGGGTAATGTCATTACATTAGAAGGTGATCTTGGTGCTGGAAAGACGAGTTTTACGCAAGGTTTGGCAAAAGGCCTAGAAATACAACAGACCGTCAATAGTCCAACATTCAACATCATTAAAGAATATCAAGGTCGGTTACCTTTATATCACATGGATGTGTATCGTTTAGAGGATGAACATGAGGATTTAGGATTTGAAGAGTATTTTTTTGGCGAAGGAGTTACTGTCGTAGAATGGGCAGAAAACATTCGGGAATTTCTCCCAAAAGAGTTATTAAATATTAAAATTTCCCGATTAGAAGCTGAAAATCGACGATTGATTCAGTTTGAACCAATTGGCGACCAATATCGAGAGTTGTGCAAGGAGTTTTTCCAACATGAAAATATTAGCACTTGA
- a CDS encoding iron-containing alcohol dehydrogenase, translating into MDNFIFYNPTKILFGKDQVKNVGRETVKFGKTVLVVTGGGSVKRSGLFDQVIGLLKKEGLTIHELAGVEPNPRLTTVKKGIEICKKENVDIVLAVGGGSVLDASKAICAGAKYDGDVWDFYSGKATIQDALPLGTVLTLAATGSEMNGNSVVTNWETQEKIGVGSPFLYPKFSVLDPTYTYSVPKDQTVYGIVDIMAHVFEQYFSHTPNTPLQDQISESILRTVIEQAPIVIENPNDYDARANILLAGTLALNGLIRIGKETDWATHGIEHEVSAIYDIPHGGGLAIIFPNWMKYVYEENIEKFKQYAIRVWNVSTEGKSDREIALEGIARTREFFNSIGAPATLRDYNIGDENIEVMAKKATRDGTIGGFKKLTENDVKNILMMCL; encoded by the coding sequence ATGGATAACTTTATATTTTATAATCCAACGAAAATTCTCTTTGGTAAAGATCAAGTGAAGAATGTAGGAAGAGAAACAGTAAAATTCGGTAAAACTGTTTTGGTCGTAACTGGTGGTGGAAGTGTTAAACGTTCTGGACTGTTTGATCAGGTAATAGGACTACTCAAAAAAGAAGGATTAACCATTCATGAACTAGCTGGAGTTGAACCAAATCCTCGACTTACTACCGTTAAAAAAGGGATCGAGATTTGTAAAAAAGAAAATGTAGATATTGTATTAGCTGTGGGTGGAGGAAGTGTGTTAGATGCTTCGAAAGCCATTTGCGCAGGTGCAAAGTATGATGGTGATGTTTGGGATTTCTATTCGGGAAAAGCAACGATTCAAGACGCATTACCTCTTGGAACAGTATTAACATTAGCTGCTACAGGTTCTGAGATGAATGGAAATTCGGTTGTAACAAATTGGGAAACACAAGAAAAAATAGGGGTAGGAAGTCCTTTCCTCTATCCTAAATTTTCAGTTCTTGATCCAACGTATACCTATTCTGTTCCAAAAGATCAAACCGTTTATGGGATTGTTGATATTATGGCGCATGTTTTTGAACAATACTTTAGCCATACACCGAATACACCTTTGCAAGATCAGATTAGTGAATCCATTTTAAGAACCGTGATCGAACAAGCACCTATTGTCATTGAAAACCCAAATGATTATGATGCAAGAGCTAATATCTTGTTAGCGGGAACCCTTGCTTTAAATGGATTAATTCGTATAGGCAAAGAAACTGATTGGGCAACTCATGGTATTGAGCATGAAGTAAGCGCCATTTATGATATTCCTCATGGGGGCGGATTAGCGATTATCTTCCCTAACTGGATGAAATATGTGTATGAAGAGAATATTGAGAAATTCAAACAATATGCAATCCGTGTGTGGAATGTCTCCACTGAAGGGAAGTCAGATCGGGAGATTGCTCTTGAAGGAATTGCAAGAACAAGAGAATTCTTTAATTCTATTGGTGCTCCTGCAACCCTTCGTGATTATAATATTGGTGATGAAAATATTGAAGTCATGGCAAAAAAAGCAACTCGTGACGGTACGATAGGCGGGTTTAAGAAACTAACAGAAAATGATGTGAAAAACATTCTAATGATGTGCTTATAA
- a CDS encoding SprT family protein translates to MEQKELQKLVEQISLKYFSLPFLHQATFNPRLKTTGGRYLTKSHHLEFNRKSYEQYGIEELVQIIKHELCHYHLHLQGKGYKHKDREFKQCLEQTGGSRYSKPLVKSNERPYRYRLICQKCGQTYLRKYKIKLNRYRCGKCKGPLMMKKID, encoded by the coding sequence ATGGAACAAAAAGAACTACAAAAATTGGTAGAGCAAATTTCGCTCAAATATTTTTCTCTCCCTTTCTTACATCAAGCAACTTTTAATCCAAGATTGAAAACAACAGGTGGAAGATACCTTACAAAGAGCCATCATCTTGAATTCAATCGCAAATCGTATGAGCAGTATGGAATAGAAGAATTAGTTCAAATCATTAAACATGAATTATGCCATTATCATTTGCACTTACAGGGCAAGGGATACAAACATAAAGATCGAGAATTTAAACAATGTTTAGAACAGACGGGAGGAAGTCGTTATTCAAAACCTTTAGTAAAAAGTAATGAAAGACCTTATCGTTACCGTCTTATTTGCCAAAAATGTGGACAAACATATCTTCGTAAATATAAAATTAAACTAAATCGTTATCGATGTGGAAAGTGTAAAGGTCCATTAATGATGAAAAAAATCGATTGA
- the cmpA gene encoding cortex morphogenetic protein CmpA, with amino-acid sequence MPDWLRRQFSQAFYFKDKYRIKLLNDFWFTFLEKEKNKEKNLG; translated from the coding sequence ATGCCTGATTGGTTACGCCGTCAATTCTCCCAAGCCTTTTATTTTAAAGATAAGTATCGTATTAAATTATTAAATGATTTTTGGTTTACCTTTCTTGAAAAGGAAAAAAATAAAGAAAAAAATCTAGGCTAA
- a CDS encoding Tex family protein produces MDSLEFIIRQVVEELQLREQQVRQVLHLLDDGNTIPFIARYRKEMTGGLDEEKLRQIEERSNYLKALHERKQEVLRLIGEQGKLTGDLQKEIERATKLQQVEDLYRPFKPKRKTRASVAKEKGLEPFAIAMLDPMKINQIEKIAISYLAPEKELYTTENVIQGGKDIIAEMISDDPSVRQWIRAYTTDHGIIEVQAKDKEQESVYEMYYDYKEPIKQIRHHRVLAINRGEKEDMLKVRIVLDEEPIYQGIARKFKPFHLFKMIPTIVREIIEDSYKRLIAPAVEREVRQVLTEKAEDQAIHIFASNLRQLLLQPPIKGKMVLGIDPAYRTGCKLAVVDPIGNVKDIRVIYPTPPQNKIEESKKVLRDLVDRYGIEIFVIGNGTASRETEQFVADFIRESSENLAYIIISEAGASVYSASEIAREEFPDLDVSERSAISIARRLQDPLAELVKIEPKSVGVGQYQHDVTQKKLEESLKNVVESVVNYVGVDANTASVSLLQYISGMNKTVAKNLVAYREKNGQFKSREDLKKVPRFGAKTYEQAIGFLRIDGLNPLDKTSIHPESYEATYALLDSLGIPKEEIGTPTLKERISKIDLKNMSEKLGIGLLTLEDIVENLIRPVRDPRDDLPKPIFHKDVLKIEDLKTGMRLKGTVRNIVDFGVFVDIGVKEDGLVHISELSDQYVKHPLDVVSVGDIVDVWVLQTDVKRKRISLTMKPSRLSIN; encoded by the coding sequence ATGGACTCATTGGAATTTATCATAAGACAAGTCGTAGAGGAATTACAATTAAGGGAACAGCAGGTAAGACAAGTACTTCATCTACTTGATGATGGGAATACCATTCCGTTTATTGCTCGTTATCGAAAAGAAATGACAGGTGGTTTAGATGAAGAAAAGTTACGACAAATTGAAGAACGATCAAACTATTTAAAAGCGTTACATGAGCGCAAACAAGAAGTGCTTCGTTTGATTGGTGAACAAGGAAAATTAACAGGGGATTTGCAGAAAGAAATCGAACGAGCAACAAAATTACAACAGGTGGAAGATCTCTATCGTCCATTTAAACCAAAGAGAAAGACTAGAGCGAGTGTGGCCAAAGAAAAAGGGTTAGAGCCATTTGCTATTGCTATGCTTGATCCAATGAAAATTAATCAGATTGAAAAGATTGCTATTAGCTATCTCGCCCCTGAGAAAGAGCTATATACGACTGAAAATGTGATTCAAGGGGGTAAAGATATTATCGCTGAAATGATTTCGGATGATCCAAGCGTACGGCAATGGATACGGGCTTATACTACAGATCATGGGATTATCGAGGTTCAGGCTAAGGATAAGGAACAAGAAAGCGTTTATGAAATGTATTATGACTATAAGGAGCCTATCAAACAAATTCGGCATCATCGAGTATTAGCCATTAATCGAGGCGAAAAAGAAGATATGTTAAAAGTAAGAATTGTACTTGATGAAGAGCCGATCTATCAAGGCATCGCACGAAAGTTTAAACCTTTCCATCTATTTAAGATGATCCCAACGATTGTAAGAGAGATCATTGAGGATAGTTATAAGCGTCTAATCGCACCTGCGGTGGAAAGAGAAGTAAGACAAGTCTTAACAGAAAAAGCCGAAGATCAAGCGATCCATATTTTTGCATCCAATTTGCGGCAATTATTACTACAACCGCCGATCAAAGGGAAAATGGTATTGGGAATTGACCCTGCTTACCGAACTGGTTGTAAATTGGCCGTTGTTGATCCAATTGGAAATGTGAAAGATATTCGAGTGATTTATCCGACTCCACCACAAAATAAGATTGAAGAATCAAAAAAGGTATTAAGAGATTTAGTAGATCGTTATGGGATCGAGATTTTTGTGATAGGAAATGGTACGGCTTCTCGGGAAACAGAACAATTCGTAGCTGATTTTATTCGAGAATCTAGTGAAAATCTTGCTTATATCATTATTAGTGAGGCAGGTGCTAGTGTTTATTCTGCATCAGAAATAGCCCGTGAAGAATTTCCTGATCTTGATGTTTCTGAACGAAGTGCGATTTCAATTGCTCGGAGACTACAGGATCCTTTAGCAGAACTTGTCAAAATCGAACCGAAATCTGTCGGAGTAGGCCAATATCAACATGACGTAACGCAAAAGAAACTTGAAGAAAGCTTGAAAAATGTTGTCGAATCCGTAGTAAACTATGTCGGGGTAGATGCCAATACAGCATCGGTTTCTTTATTACAGTACATTTCGGGAATGAACAAAACAGTGGCCAAAAATTTAGTGGCTTATCGAGAAAAAAATGGCCAGTTTAAAAGCCGCGAAGATTTAAAAAAGGTTCCTCGTTTTGGAGCCAAAACCTATGAACAAGCAATCGGTTTTCTCCGGATTGATGGGTTAAATCCTTTGGATAAAACATCGATTCATCCAGAGTCTTATGAAGCGACTTATGCTTTATTGGATTCGCTAGGTATTCCTAAGGAAGAAATCGGAACGCCGACATTAAAAGAACGGATTTCGAAAATTGATCTGAAGAACATGAGTGAAAAGTTAGGAATTGGACTGCTAACCCTTGAAGATATCGTTGAAAATTTAATTCGTCCTGTTCGAGATCCTCGTGATGATTTACCAAAACCAATCTTCCATAAAGATGTACTGAAAATTGAAGATCTGAAAACAGGAATGAGGTTAAAAGGTACAGTTCGAAACATTGTGGATTTTGGCGTTTTTGTTGATATTGGCGTGAAAGAAGACGGACTTGTTCATATCTCGGAATTAAGTGATCAATATGTGAAACATCCATTAGATGTCGTATCCGTTGGTGATATTGTTGATGTATGGGTACTACAGACGGATGTGAAACGCAAAAGAATTAGCCTCACAATGAAGCCAAGTCGTCTATCGATTAATTGA
- a CDS encoding type II toxin-antitoxin system PemK/MazF family toxin, whose protein sequence is MIVKRGDVFFADLSPVVGSEQGGVRPVLVIQNNIGNRFSPTVIVAAITAQIQKAKLPTHVEIDAKQYGLERDSVILLEQIRTIDKQRLTDKITHLDDEMMAKINEGIQISLGLIDF, encoded by the coding sequence TTGATTGTAAAACGTGGCGACGTTTTTTTTGCGGATCTATCCCCTGTAGTAGGATCAGAACAAGGTGGGGTACGCCCTGTCCTAGTCATTCAAAATAACATAGGGAATCGTTTTAGTCCGACAGTGATCGTCGCAGCCATAACGGCCCAAATCCAAAAGGCAAAGTTACCGACCCATGTGGAGATTGATGCTAAGCAATATGGATTGGAACGTGACTCTGTCATTTTATTAGAACAAATTCGAACGATAGATAAACAAAGGCTTACAGATAAGATTACCCATCTAGATGATGAAATGATGGCGAAAATTAATGAAGGAATTCAAATTAGCCTAGGTTTAATCGATTTTTGA
- a CDS encoding CopG family ribbon-helix-helix protein has protein sequence MISLPQNLLQEVDGVAKKEKSNRSELIREAMKLYLKERRKQTIRESMQKGYMEMAKINLNLASESFLLEEEADTALDRLVSGV, from the coding sequence ATGATCAGCTTACCTCAAAACCTACTACAAGAGGTAGATGGAGTAGCAAAAAAAGAAAAATCAAACCGTAGTGAACTCATTCGTGAGGCAATGAAGCTATATTTAAAAGAAAGAAGAAAACAAACGATCCGGGAAAGTATGCAAAAAGGGTATATGGAAATGGCAAAAATTAATTTGAATCTTGCCTCAGAATCCTTTTTATTAGAAGAAGAAGCCGATACTGCTTTAGACCGCTTAGTAAGCGGGGTGTAA
- a CDS encoding Na+/H+ antiporter NhaC family protein, with protein MKSNTSIPFIAAIIPILLTVSFLVMSVFLFKLPLYIPLLFGYVLSLGIAFYYHKRLKEFILSSYQGIKSIFMIVIIMILIGVLIAIWSSSGTIDALVYYGLAIIRPKYLVVISFLVSSMVSMLLGTSVGTMSTVGVAFMGIAHRLGINPSLVAGALVSGAFVGDRTSPLSSAQQMNTIITKTDYHENLKELLKTLIPAMVITTIIYFLLKNGMELHGSNLVEGARLKIKAMHPVLSPILLLPPIGILIFAIFRIPTKTNFLFGIISGAILAYLYQGQSWNNLMKYGIFGYSYNGSLYGGGLNMLNQVFLIFVAGAFLGVLEASGILATILKRLIDSLTTPLSLVGKTMVVSILSAILSSTQAMAIIVPGKVLYEHYQRFQLKPELLNRIISDSGMVVAGLIPWNLNAILLAVALNISVLDYLPYAYLLIILPILSYFQYHFFEQKKEKTNGRNFAKNNE; from the coding sequence ATGAAATCGAATACTTCCATTCCATTTATCGCAGCCATCATTCCGATTTTACTAACAGTTTCTTTTCTAGTAATGAGTGTATTTCTTTTTAAACTCCCTTTATATATACCATTATTATTTGGCTATGTTCTCTCATTAGGTATCGCTTTTTACTATCATAAGAGACTGAAAGAATTCATCCTTTCCTCTTACCAGGGGATCAAATCAATCTTTATGATTGTTATTATCATGATCCTTATTGGAGTTTTAATTGCCATTTGGTCAAGTAGTGGAACCATTGATGCTTTAGTTTATTATGGTTTAGCGATTATTCGTCCTAAATACTTGGTTGTTATTAGTTTTCTTGTTAGTTCAATGGTTTCAATGCTATTAGGGACTTCGGTAGGAACAATGAGTACAGTAGGAGTAGCCTTTATGGGAATTGCTCATCGTTTAGGGATTAATCCGTCTCTTGTCGCGGGAGCATTAGTATCTGGTGCTTTTGTAGGAGATCGAACAAGCCCTCTTTCCTCTGCTCAACAAATGAATACGATTATTACAAAAACTGATTATCATGAGAATCTAAAGGAATTGTTGAAAACTTTAATTCCTGCCATGGTCATTACAACCATTATTTATTTTTTATTAAAAAATGGAATGGAGTTACATGGATCAAACCTTGTGGAAGGTGCTCGCTTAAAAATTAAAGCGATGCATCCAGTTCTCTCGCCAATACTGTTACTACCGCCAATCGGTATCCTTATATTTGCTATTTTTCGTATACCTACAAAAACAAATTTTTTATTTGGGATTATAAGTGGTGCAATTCTTGCATATTTATATCAAGGACAATCATGGAATAATCTAATGAAGTATGGGATATTTGGCTATTCGTATAACGGTTCTTTGTATGGCGGAGGACTGAATATGTTAAACCAAGTATTTCTTATTTTTGTCGCGGGGGCGTTTTTAGGGGTGCTAGAGGCATCTGGTATACTAGCTACCATTTTGAAAAGGTTGATCGACTCCCTGACCACTCCATTATCCTTAGTAGGAAAAACGATGGTGGTTAGTATTTTGTCGGCAATTCTATCATCGACACAGGCAATGGCGATTATTGTCCCTGGTAAAGTCTTATATGAGCATTATCAAAGATTTCAGCTTAAACCAGAGCTATTAAATCGGATAATTTCTGATTCTGGAATGGTTGTTGCTGGACTTATTCCATGGAATTTAAATGCAATACTTTTGGCAGTTGCTCTTAATATTTCAGTTTTGGATTATTTACCCTATGCATACCTTTTAATCATTTTACCTATTTTAAGTTATTTCCAATATCATTTTTTCGAACAAAAAAAGGAAAAAACTAACGGAAGGAATTTTGCCAAAAACAACGAATAA
- the alr gene encoding alanine racemase: MNVPYYRPTVAEINLDAMTDNILFFRNHLPKQVEIMAVVKANAYGHGVIPVVHHLQSIGIRNFAVAFIDEAIQLRKAGVVDRILILGHTPVEAIEEAFRYDIRVTVFTKDVLERINQIGEKLRKPLKVHLKIETGMGRIGVYPEDVNSYYEIIRSSPWIELEGVFTHFATADEKDKGFTRLQYQRFIEAVHLIEKFQEIPIIHISNSAAMIDLPDLPQNMVRLGISLYGMLPSDEVGIRPQQLKPVMTLKTKISFIKKVNPGQTISYGATYKVEKKSIVATIPIGYADGFPRGLSNKGYVLIHGKKAPILGRVCMDQTMVDVTEIPNVKEGDEVVIYGEQQGSVLRMDDHAKLLETINYELATSVGYRIPRVYYKNGQIIKISHYLLGR; encoded by the coding sequence ATGAATGTACCCTATTACCGGCCGACAGTGGCAGAAATAAATCTTGATGCGATGACGGATAATATTCTTTTTTTTCGAAACCATCTTCCAAAGCAGGTAGAAATTATGGCTGTCGTAAAAGCCAATGCTTATGGTCACGGTGTTATACCAGTTGTACATCATCTTCAATCAATTGGAATTCGGAACTTCGCAGTTGCCTTTATCGACGAAGCGATTCAACTACGAAAAGCAGGGGTTGTAGATCGGATTCTTATTTTAGGGCATACGCCTGTAGAAGCAATCGAAGAAGCATTTCGTTATGATATTCGGGTTACTGTTTTTACGAAGGATGTATTAGAACGGATTAATCAAATTGGCGAGAAGCTGAGGAAACCATTAAAAGTCCATCTAAAGATTGAAACCGGGATGGGACGGATTGGGGTATATCCTGAAGATGTAAACTCTTATTATGAAATCATTCGTTCTTCTCCTTGGATTGAACTAGAAGGGGTATTCACTCATTTTGCAACGGCAGATGAAAAGGATAAGGGGTTCACAAGACTTCAATATCAACGATTTATTGAAGCCGTTCATTTGATTGAAAAATTTCAAGAAATCCCAATCATCCACATATCCAATAGCGCGGCGATGATTGATCTACCCGATTTACCGCAAAATATGGTGAGATTAGGGATTAGTTTATATGGTATGCTACCATCAGATGAAGTCGGAATTCGTCCACAACAATTAAAACCCGTGATGACATTAAAAACAAAGATCAGTTTTATAAAAAAAGTAAATCCAGGGCAAACCATCAGTTATGGAGCTACTTATAAAGTAGAGAAAAAATCGATTGTCGCTACAATACCAATCGGTTACGCAGATGGTTTTCCACGAGGATTATCAAATAAAGGGTATGTTCTTATTCATGGTAAAAAGGCACCGATCCTTGGGCGGGTTTGTATGGATCAAACAATGGTTGATGTTACGGAGATACCTAATGTGAAAGAAGGCGATGAAGTGGTTATTTACGGAGAGCAACAAGGTTCTGTACTCCGTATGGATGACCATGCGAAACTGTTAGAAACGATTAATTATGAATTAGCAACATCGGTAGGTTATCGCATACCACGTGTTTATTATAAGAATGGTCAAATCATCAAAATTAGTCATTATTTGTTAGGCAGATGA